In Chthonomonas sp., a single genomic region encodes these proteins:
- a CDS encoding arginine--tRNA ligase, whose protein sequence is MIRSFISEKVVAALSALSAEGEIPTVDVQSVEISEPRSPEHGDYACNIALALAKKLGLTPPEFAHMLARAMEDGEVFEAIEVAGPGFLNFRLQPWVIASSLAPVLDAPESFYRSLAGSGQRINVEFVSVNPNGPITIGSGRGAAYGSALCNVLAAAGNTVHREYYINDGVNSEQMRLFAASVRYFAQVANGVVGAEFPDGGYKGDYVEAVGKALAAPDNPDDIGWWQQQSQAQMLHAQREALTDFGVEFDCWFSEQSLHDSGAVATEIDRLVAGGVADDQPVRSKLKLAKGGVIAEVEREAQVGLVDDEGNAANGAEPAASPTLWLRSTRFGDDMDRVLRRQDGRLTYISSDVAYHWDKFNRPPNADRLITVLGPDHHGYIGRLQAVLAALLLAEGLVPEGDALETELTEAEAQLFESSAQRVRCGAALDLARQKLEVQIYQLVRFLKDGKPAPMRKRDGNIYALSDLMREIGTNVRPTGSKDEQREAGKDVARFFYLLRSHDTTFDFDLDLAERQSDENPVFYVQYAHARISSVIAKGEEAGLAASPEHLRLLAHPRELDLIKKIVDLPGEVQRCAADHGVHRLATYSIALARAYHSFYDTCRVVQVEEPAISSARLALCEATRAALRGALALLGVSAPERMSRAESGA, encoded by the coding sequence TTGATTCGCAGCTTCATTTCCGAGAAAGTCGTGGCCGCGCTCTCAGCCCTGTCGGCGGAGGGCGAGATCCCTACCGTCGACGTGCAGTCGGTGGAGATCTCTGAGCCCAGAAGCCCTGAACACGGTGACTACGCTTGCAACATTGCGCTCGCGCTCGCCAAGAAGTTGGGCCTGACCCCGCCAGAGTTTGCGCACATGCTTGCCAGAGCGATGGAGGACGGCGAGGTCTTTGAAGCGATCGAGGTCGCAGGCCCGGGATTCCTGAACTTTCGACTCCAGCCATGGGTTATCGCTTCGAGCTTGGCCCCGGTGCTGGATGCTCCGGAATCTTTCTACCGATCACTCGCAGGATCCGGCCAGAGGATCAACGTCGAGTTTGTATCCGTGAACCCGAACGGTCCGATTACCATCGGCTCGGGTCGCGGCGCGGCGTATGGGAGCGCGCTTTGCAACGTATTGGCCGCGGCGGGCAACACCGTCCACCGCGAGTACTACATCAACGACGGCGTGAACAGCGAGCAGATGCGGCTCTTTGCTGCGAGCGTTCGCTACTTCGCTCAGGTCGCCAACGGCGTGGTCGGTGCCGAGTTCCCTGATGGCGGTTACAAGGGGGACTACGTGGAGGCGGTGGGCAAAGCCCTCGCTGCCCCGGACAACCCCGATGACATCGGCTGGTGGCAGCAGCAGTCCCAAGCGCAGATGCTGCATGCGCAGCGAGAGGCGCTCACCGACTTCGGTGTCGAGTTCGACTGCTGGTTTTCCGAGCAGTCGCTCCATGACAGCGGAGCGGTCGCCACCGAGATCGATCGCTTGGTCGCGGGAGGCGTGGCCGACGATCAGCCCGTGCGCTCAAAACTGAAGCTGGCCAAGGGCGGAGTCATCGCCGAAGTCGAGCGAGAAGCTCAGGTCGGTCTTGTCGATGACGAAGGGAATGCTGCAAATGGGGCGGAACCCGCGGCCAGCCCGACCCTTTGGCTTCGGTCCACCCGCTTCGGTGACGACATGGACCGCGTTCTGCGTCGCCAAGATGGACGTCTCACCTACATCTCCAGCGACGTCGCTTACCACTGGGACAAGTTCAATCGCCCCCCCAATGCCGACAGGCTGATCACGGTTCTCGGCCCCGACCACCACGGGTACATCGGTCGCCTGCAGGCTGTCCTCGCCGCGCTTCTGCTCGCCGAAGGGTTGGTCCCCGAGGGAGATGCGTTAGAAACGGAGTTGACCGAGGCGGAGGCTCAGCTCTTCGAGAGCTCAGCACAGCGAGTTCGCTGCGGAGCCGCGCTGGATCTGGCTCGCCAGAAGCTAGAAGTGCAGATCTACCAGCTCGTCCGATTCCTGAAGGACGGCAAACCCGCTCCCATGCGCAAGCGCGACGGCAACATCTATGCGCTCTCCGACCTGATGCGCGAGATCGGCACGAACGTGCGTCCGACCGGATCCAAGGACGAACAGCGCGAGGCGGGCAAAGACGTCGCACGGTTCTTCTACCTTCTTCGCTCCCACGATACGACGTTCGATTTCGACCTTGACTTGGCGGAGCGACAGAGCGACGAGAACCCAGTGTTCTACGTCCAATACGCCCACGCCAGGATCAGTAGTGTCATCGCCAAGGGGGAGGAGGCTGGGTTGGCGGCGAGCCCCGAGCATCTGCGGCTGTTGGCCCACCCCCGAGAGCTTGACCTCATCAAGAAGATTGTCGACTTGCCCGGCGAGGTGCAGCGTTGCGCCGCGGACCACGGCGTGCACCGCTTGGCGACTTACTCCATCGCGCTTGCCCGGGCGTACCACTCGTTCTACGACACTTGCCGCGTGGTACAGGTCGAAGAGCCAGCGATCAGCTCGGCGCGGCTGGCGTTGTGCGAGGCGACCCGCGCCGCGCTTCGTGGGGCGCTCGCGCTCCTAGGGGTCTCGGCGCCGGAACGGATGTCGCGCGCAGAATCGGGCGCCTAG
- the nadC gene encoding carboxylating nicotinate-nucleotide diphosphorylase, translating to MDSLHPAHFRDLVKAALAEDLGQAGDLTSAACLPAGSQSVGSIVARKAGVVAGLCIAAEVFRQVDPTLKLTTEVGEGATVRAGEELMQVHGATASILAAERTALNFLGHLSGIATTTRALVDRIHGTRARIVCTRKTAPTLRALEKFAVRCGGGMNHRFGLYDAVLIKDNHRIAAGGIRPALDAARKRAGHLVKIEIEVDDVPQLQQALDGGADVIMLDNMSPAEVTECVRIAAGKVVLEASGGITLETVRAYAETGVDLISVGWITHSAPNLDVSLDLST from the coding sequence ATGGACTCGCTCCACCCCGCTCACTTCCGTGATTTGGTGAAGGCCGCTTTGGCCGAGGACTTGGGCCAAGCGGGTGATCTGACCAGTGCCGCATGCCTGCCCGCAGGCTCGCAGTCGGTGGGAAGTATCGTGGCGCGCAAAGCGGGCGTCGTCGCCGGACTCTGTATTGCGGCCGAGGTCTTCCGCCAAGTCGATCCCACACTGAAGTTGACCACCGAAGTCGGCGAAGGAGCAACCGTCCGAGCGGGCGAAGAGTTGATGCAGGTCCATGGTGCGACTGCCTCCATTCTTGCTGCGGAGCGCACCGCGCTGAACTTCCTTGGGCACCTGAGCGGCATTGCAACGACGACGCGTGCACTCGTGGATCGGATTCACGGGACACGAGCGCGCATCGTTTGCACCCGAAAGACGGCGCCGACCCTTCGCGCGTTGGAGAAGTTCGCGGTGCGGTGCGGCGGAGGCATGAACCACCGGTTCGGTCTGTACGACGCGGTGCTCATCAAAGACAACCACCGAATTGCGGCGGGCGGGATTCGCCCTGCGCTCGACGCGGCCCGCAAGCGCGCAGGACACCTGGTGAAGATTGAGATTGAGGTGGACGACGTCCCGCAGCTCCAACAGGCGCTTGATGGCGGGGCTGACGTCATCATGCTCGACAACATGAGCCCCGCCGAAGTCACCGAGTGTGTTCGAATTGCCGCAGGGAAGGTCGTGCTGGAGGCGAGCGGGGGCATCACCCTTGAAACCGTGCGAGCTTACGCTGAGACGGGGGTCGATCTCATCTCGGTCGGTTGGATCACCCACAGTGCCCCCAATCTCGACGTGAGCCTTGACCTGAGCACCTGA
- a CDS encoding LacI family DNA-binding transcriptional regulator — protein MSELRPNPRRRPTLQDVAELAGVSIPTVSHVLTGNVTVRISQETRARVREAADKLNYQPNRQAQAMKTGRSNLLAVWMPIDRPVVTYMRFLNEIYQLSRESNYDVLVYGLGGRDALTKTGKIPGSYPVDGIFSIDAGKAIEAYREDNRNDHVPICVFGYELVSNGDSVTWQLEEAAYDAVHRMLSKGRNRPVHLTVKWVAENYPRERRRRGFCRAVEEFGLEPVLLPVPSESPWAAECVMREYLASNPAPDCVFGFTDDLAIGAARALMSSGVSIPADCELWGVGDYPESADFPVPISTIQNELNVIVKQAWMWMLERIENPELESRIVELPMCLIDRVRSV, from the coding sequence ATGAGCGAGCTGCGACCCAACCCACGTCGTCGGCCCACCCTTCAGGATGTGGCCGAGCTTGCTGGCGTCTCAATCCCCACCGTCTCGCATGTGCTGACGGGCAACGTTACTGTTCGCATTTCGCAGGAGACCCGAGCTCGGGTCCGTGAAGCGGCGGACAAGCTGAACTACCAACCGAACCGCCAGGCCCAGGCGATGAAGACCGGGCGGTCGAACCTGCTCGCGGTGTGGATGCCCATCGACCGACCGGTCGTGACCTACATGCGCTTCTTGAACGAGATTTACCAGCTCTCCCGCGAATCCAACTATGACGTGCTGGTCTATGGGCTTGGAGGGCGCGATGCGCTAACGAAAACGGGCAAGATCCCCGGCAGTTACCCCGTCGATGGCATCTTCTCGATAGATGCTGGCAAGGCGATCGAGGCGTACCGCGAGGACAATCGCAACGACCACGTCCCGATCTGTGTGTTCGGCTACGAGCTGGTTTCGAATGGTGACTCGGTCACTTGGCAGCTGGAGGAAGCGGCATACGATGCGGTGCATCGTATGCTCTCCAAAGGACGGAATCGGCCGGTCCACCTGACGGTGAAGTGGGTTGCTGAGAACTATCCCCGCGAACGAAGAAGGCGGGGTTTTTGTCGCGCGGTCGAGGAGTTCGGGCTTGAGCCGGTGCTCCTTCCGGTTCCGTCGGAATCGCCCTGGGCGGCGGAGTGCGTGATGCGCGAGTACCTCGCCTCGAACCCCGCCCCTGACTGCGTCTTTGGATTCACGGACGACCTGGCGATCGGAGCAGCGCGAGCATTGATGTCTTCGGGTGTGAGCATCCCCGCGGACTGCGAGCTCTGGGGCGTGGGGGACTATCCGGAGTCTGCCGATTTTCCGGTCCCGATCTCGACCATCCAGAACGAACTGAACGTCATCGTGAAGCAGGCTTGGATGTGGATGCTGGAGCGGATCGAGAATCCAGAATTGGAATCGCGAATCGTCGAGCTGCCAATGTGCCTGATCGATCGCGTTCGGTCTGTTTAG
- a CDS encoding L-aspartate oxidase, producing MQSVSADVVVVGSGIAGICAALASSPMRVCLLTKATLHSGASSFWAQGGLAAAVGASDSPRLHAQDTINAGAGLTEPEVAELLTEEARLAVAFLAEIGTRFDLDADGNFALAREAAHQFPRVLHANRDATGLELMRALALATERSTRITVMEHTRAVEIIVDAQGAVAGLVAGHPGGQLLLQTPRLILATGGSGQLYRYTTNPPEAAAEGLALAARAGAVLTDVEFVQFHPTALKTDADPLPLITEALRGAGAKLVDRGGRRFMSDQHPAAELAPRDFVARAVYQVLQSGDQPYLDAREAVGARFPEQFPNIFARCQLMGLDPRTEPIPIVPVAHYHMGGIAVDLEGRSTVEGLWACGEVSSTGVHGANRLASNSLLEAVVFGQRVAESVLGASGRESAIPELHAVDDQVPDAGQWLPLRESMWQNVGLVRDAAGLQSGVDQFRALYEDRSQPRAMRHRAWICWAMAESALGRRESRGAHFRSDYPQIDHQLKRHSRVIWEEEARDWRVEFRQNLIPTGQ from the coding sequence ATGCAGTCAGTCAGTGCCGATGTCGTGGTCGTGGGGAGCGGCATCGCTGGCATCTGCGCCGCGCTCGCGTCCTCTCCTATGCGGGTCTGCTTGCTCACCAAAGCGACCCTCCACTCCGGCGCGAGCAGCTTTTGGGCGCAAGGCGGCCTCGCCGCTGCCGTCGGCGCATCGGACTCGCCACGGCTACACGCGCAAGACACGATCAATGCCGGCGCGGGTCTGACTGAACCTGAAGTGGCCGAACTCCTCACGGAAGAGGCCCGATTGGCGGTCGCGTTTCTTGCCGAAATCGGCACCCGATTTGACCTCGATGCGGACGGAAACTTCGCCCTCGCTCGCGAGGCGGCACACCAGTTCCCGCGCGTGCTGCATGCGAACCGAGACGCCACGGGGTTGGAATTGATGCGGGCGCTGGCGCTCGCCACGGAGCGCTCAACCCGCATCACGGTGATGGAGCACACCCGTGCGGTGGAGATCATCGTCGATGCGCAGGGTGCCGTGGCTGGGCTGGTTGCGGGCCATCCCGGCGGGCAACTCCTGCTGCAGACCCCTCGCCTGATCTTGGCGACCGGCGGAAGCGGCCAGCTCTATCGCTACACGACCAATCCGCCCGAGGCAGCAGCCGAGGGACTCGCGCTCGCAGCCCGGGCGGGCGCAGTGCTCACTGACGTGGAGTTCGTGCAATTCCACCCGACCGCGCTCAAGACTGACGCCGATCCCTTGCCACTGATTACCGAGGCGCTACGCGGTGCGGGTGCCAAGCTGGTCGATCGCGGGGGGAGGCGGTTCATGTCTGACCAGCACCCTGCCGCTGAACTCGCTCCGCGAGATTTCGTCGCCCGCGCCGTGTATCAGGTGCTTCAATCGGGAGACCAACCCTATCTCGATGCGCGCGAGGCGGTCGGTGCGCGATTCCCCGAGCAGTTCCCAAACATCTTCGCCCGGTGCCAGTTGATGGGGCTGGACCCGCGAACCGAGCCGATCCCCATCGTGCCGGTGGCGCACTACCACATGGGAGGAATCGCCGTCGATCTCGAAGGCCGGTCCACGGTCGAAGGGTTGTGGGCGTGTGGAGAGGTCAGCTCGACCGGTGTCCACGGCGCGAACCGGCTCGCCAGCAACTCGCTACTGGAAGCGGTGGTCTTCGGTCAGCGGGTCGCCGAGAGCGTGCTTGGAGCGTCGGGGCGAGAGTCCGCAATCCCTGAGCTGCACGCAGTGGATGACCAGGTCCCCGACGCCGGGCAGTGGCTTCCGCTTCGCGAGTCCATGTGGCAGAACGTCGGCCTCGTGCGTGATGCCGCGGGCTTGCAGTCTGGTGTCGATCAGTTCCGCGCTCTCTATGAGGACCGCAGCCAGCCGCGGGCGATGCGGCACCGTGCATGGATCTGCTGGGCGATGGCCGAATCGGCGTTGGGTCGGCGCGAGAGCAGGGGCGCTCACTTCCGCAGCGACTATCCGCAGATTGATCATCAGCTCAAGCGTCACAGCCGGGTGATTTGGGAAGAGGAGGCGCGCGATTGGCGAGTGGAGTTCCGCCAAAATCTGATCCCAACGGGGCAGTGA
- the nadA gene encoding quinolinate synthase NadA, with the protein MSNLRPLDAVYARMQAVVPRAEWEIHMPKVERILELKNERDATVLAHTYQSPQIYFSIADITGDSLQLAREVARVERPVIVMCGVRFMAETSKILNPGKTVLLPDLRAGCSMADSLTAEDVRRLRAEHPGAPVVTYVNTNADVKAESDICCTSSNAVQVVRSLGASKVIFLPDPYLGKWVRSHMPEVEFVFWQGPCEVHVKFTAEDIAELKARYPGIEVLVHPECPEEVIAAADYTGSTSGMIRHIGERKLTQIALITECSMSSNVTAMFPGLQVVRPCNLCPHMQRITLDSVVEALEKMQHKISVEEGIRVRAQRALDRMLEVRLS; encoded by the coding sequence ATGTCGAACTTACGCCCGCTCGATGCCGTGTACGCTCGCATGCAAGCGGTGGTGCCGCGCGCAGAGTGGGAGATCCACATGCCCAAGGTCGAGCGTATCTTGGAACTGAAGAATGAGCGCGACGCGACCGTCCTCGCGCACACCTATCAGTCCCCGCAGATCTACTTTTCGATCGCGGACATCACCGGCGACAGTCTTCAGCTTGCACGCGAGGTGGCCCGGGTGGAAAGGCCTGTGATCGTGATGTGCGGCGTGCGATTCATGGCCGAGACGTCCAAGATTCTTAACCCCGGCAAGACGGTACTGCTTCCCGATCTCCGAGCTGGCTGCAGCATGGCCGACAGTCTGACCGCGGAGGACGTGCGACGGCTCCGGGCCGAGCACCCGGGCGCACCGGTCGTGACCTACGTCAACACAAACGCCGACGTGAAGGCAGAATCGGACATTTGTTGCACATCCTCGAACGCCGTCCAGGTGGTCCGCTCGCTAGGCGCATCCAAGGTCATCTTCTTGCCCGACCCGTACCTTGGCAAGTGGGTCCGTTCGCACATGCCCGAGGTCGAGTTCGTCTTCTGGCAGGGCCCCTGTGAGGTGCACGTCAAGTTCACCGCCGAGGATATTGCCGAGCTGAAGGCCCGGTACCCGGGCATCGAAGTGCTCGTCCACCCCGAATGCCCCGAGGAAGTCATCGCGGCGGCGGACTACACCGGTTCAACGAGTGGGATGATTCGCCACATTGGCGAGCGCAAGCTGACTCAGATCGCGCTCATCACCGAGTGCTCAATGAGTTCAAACGTCACCGCCATGTTCCCCGGCTTGCAAGTCGTACGGCCTTGCAATCTGTGCCCCCACATGCAACGGATCACACTCGATTCAGTGGTCGAAGCGCTGGAGAAAATGCAGCACAAGATCTCAGTCGAGGAGGGTATCCGCGTCCGGGCTCAGCGCGCCTTGGACCGGATGCTTGAGGTCCGCCTGAGCTGA
- a CDS encoding superoxide dismutase, translating to MAPEPPDLSRREFVAGTLALGVSAVTPSLAAFNFKEQKIKMEPKLVAVPQAIPEKVYTTERVGISRKTHDEHLKLWQGYANKTNEIRKALAEMEVDPTKANQIFSQMRALKVDYTFAYEGYINHNVYFDTIGGSGGPATGKVAELILAAYGSFDHWAADLKATAIAGRGWVYLAYDHEEGRVFNYIGDAQNTFPIWNHTLLLALDVYEHAYYLDFGTARAKYIDAYMQVIDWDAVNARVPGK from the coding sequence ATGGCCCCAGAACCCCCCGATTTGTCCCGCCGCGAATTTGTCGCAGGCACGCTTGCGTTGGGAGTTTCGGCGGTGACCCCTTCCCTGGCAGCTTTCAACTTTAAGGAGCAGAAGATCAAGATGGAACCCAAACTCGTAGCAGTACCCCAAGCGATCCCGGAGAAGGTCTACACGACCGAGCGTGTCGGCATCAGCCGCAAGACCCATGATGAGCACCTTAAGCTGTGGCAAGGCTATGCCAACAAGACCAACGAAATCCGCAAGGCACTTGCCGAGATGGAAGTCGATCCGACCAAGGCGAACCAGATCTTCAGCCAAATGCGCGCGCTCAAGGTCGATTACACGTTCGCCTACGAAGGCTACATCAATCACAACGTGTACTTCGACACGATCGGTGGATCGGGTGGCCCCGCGACCGGGAAGGTCGCCGAGCTGATCCTCGCGGCCTACGGCTCGTTTGACCACTGGGCGGCTGATCTGAAGGCGACCGCCATCGCGGGTCGCGGCTGGGTGTATCTGGCCTACGATCACGAAGAGGGTCGAGTTTTCAATTACATCGGCGACGCGCAAAACACTTTCCCCATCTGGAACCACACGCTACTGCTCGCGCTTGACGTCTACGAGCACGCCTACTACTTGGACTTCGGTACCGCCCGTGCCAAGTACATCGATGCCTACATGCAGGTTATCGACTGGGACGCCGTCAACGCCCGAGTCCCCGGCAAGTAA
- a CDS encoding NAD(P)/FAD-dependent oxidoreductase, with amino-acid sequence MDTSLNERVDVTVIGGGPVGLFASFYAGLRGMSVRIIDSLPDLGGQLTALYPEKYVYDMPGFPKVLAKDLAASLIAQGTQFHPHLALSETAETLISDSAEGYTIQTAKGVSLPTRTIIIAAGNGSFSPTRIGVERELEFEATGCVHYGVREKAVFAGKKLLIVGGGDSAFDWALNLVDVAESIHLVHRRDQFRAHEDTVKRVQATPVQFKLWYVVKELRGNGKLSRVLLENVQSKDTEEVDADSVVVNIGFKSSLGPLKDWGLQIEKNQIVVDHHFRTNIPGVFAVGDVCSFEGKLKLIATGVGEAASAVCQAKTMIDPAAKLFPGHSSDMDLGATS; translated from the coding sequence GTGGATACGAGTTTGAACGAGCGAGTCGATGTGACGGTGATCGGTGGAGGGCCAGTAGGGCTCTTCGCGAGTTTCTATGCAGGACTCCGCGGGATGAGTGTCCGGATCATTGACAGCTTGCCCGACCTCGGCGGCCAACTCACCGCCCTGTACCCCGAGAAGTACGTCTACGATATGCCTGGCTTCCCCAAGGTTCTAGCCAAAGACCTCGCCGCATCACTCATCGCCCAGGGAACCCAGTTCCACCCGCACCTGGCGCTCTCAGAGACCGCAGAAACCCTGATCTCAGATAGCGCAGAGGGTTACACGATTCAGACAGCCAAAGGTGTGTCCCTGCCAACCCGGACGATCATCATCGCGGCGGGAAACGGCAGCTTTTCCCCGACGCGGATCGGCGTCGAGCGCGAGCTTGAGTTCGAGGCGACCGGGTGCGTGCACTACGGGGTGCGAGAGAAGGCGGTCTTCGCTGGAAAGAAACTGCTCATCGTGGGTGGCGGCGACTCAGCCTTTGACTGGGCGTTGAACTTGGTGGACGTGGCGGAGTCGATCCACCTGGTGCATCGACGCGACCAGTTCCGGGCGCACGAAGACACGGTCAAGCGTGTGCAGGCGACCCCGGTCCAGTTCAAGCTGTGGTACGTTGTGAAGGAACTGCGGGGCAACGGGAAACTCAGCCGCGTCCTGCTCGAAAATGTGCAATCCAAAGACACAGAAGAGGTCGATGCCGACTCGGTGGTCGTCAACATTGGATTTAAATCTTCGCTCGGGCCGCTTAAAGATTGGGGCCTTCAGATTGAGAAGAATCAGATCGTCGTGGACCACCACTTCCGGACAAACATCCCAGGCGTCTTCGCGGTCGGCGACGTGTGCAGTTTCGAGGGCAAGCTGAAGCTGATCGCGACCGGCGTCGGTGAAGCCGCCAGCGCGGTCTGTCAGGCCAAGACGATGATCGACCCGGCAGCAAAGCTCTTTCCGGGGCACAGCAGCGACATGGATCTCGGCGCGACGTCTTAG
- a CDS encoding DNA-3-methyladenine glycosylase encodes MDLRALLESDVHEGALALLGCELSLGPLRARIVEVEAYHQSEPGCHSYRGMTPRTRVMFGDAGRAYVYFTYGHHWMLNLVAGPVGEGSAVLIRAAEPLEGIDTMRDRRPKARSDRDLLSGPGKLCAAFGITAQYNDAPMLSPDSELHIEPKERVAEVLHGVRIGLAAGKGDELPWRYVDAAAKQWISRPEVPLAPMN; translated from the coding sequence ATGGACTTGCGGGCGCTGCTGGAGAGCGATGTGCACGAGGGCGCGTTGGCACTGCTGGGGTGTGAGCTCTCGCTCGGACCGCTCCGCGCTCGCATCGTGGAAGTCGAGGCGTACCACCAGAGTGAACCCGGCTGCCATTCGTATCGCGGCATGACCCCGCGTACCCGAGTCATGTTCGGCGATGCGGGACGGGCCTACGTGTATTTCACTTATGGTCACCACTGGATGCTGAACCTAGTGGCAGGGCCAGTCGGTGAGGGCTCGGCCGTGCTGATACGAGCGGCCGAGCCGCTTGAAGGCATCGACACCATGCGGGATCGACGTCCCAAAGCGCGGTCTGATCGCGACCTCCTGAGCGGGCCCGGCAAGCTCTGCGCCGCCTTCGGCATCACGGCTCAGTACAACGATGCGCCCATGCTGTCCCCGGACTCTGAACTCCATATTGAACCTAAGGAGCGCGTTGCGGAGGTTCTCCATGGGGTCCGGATCGGACTTGCGGCCGGTAAGGGGGACGAGCTCCCCTGGCGGTACGTCGATGCGGCTGCCAAGCAGTGGATCAGCCGACCAGAAGTCCCACTTGCCCCCATGAATTGA
- the hflX gene encoding GTPase HflX, with product MQESKDTRTQLKETAFLVFVNDDESDDLYVEEELAGLCEAAHVEPVGTLRQRIGRPTKATFLGSGKVNELAAHVVDSGADYVLFDCELSGIQSRNLQESLKRTVIDRTQLILDIFASRARSREGQLQVELAQLSYMMPRLMSVYTKFERQKGGIGMRGPGETKLETDRRMVRDRIARLKREIDEVRKHRDAQRESRRKNPYPFVAIVGYTSAGKSTLMNQMSGTELLADAMPFATLDPTTRKVDLEDGYSVFLTDTVGFIRNLPTHLVAAFRSTLEEATNADVVLHVLDASHPEWEMQADAVMETLGMLGAAEKPMITVLNKIDRLDPASDVMEHLGDLPQPVAISALKGTGLDRLHAALRERVQEFLGTIRAVVPYDHSVLVDECYRYGRVLSADYQDDGIHIEAEVVAELRSRLAPYVV from the coding sequence ATGCAAGAATCCAAAGACACAAGAACACAACTCAAAGAAACCGCATTTCTCGTCTTCGTCAACGACGACGAGAGTGACGATCTGTACGTCGAAGAAGAGCTCGCCGGACTGTGCGAGGCTGCTCATGTTGAGCCCGTCGGGACCCTGAGACAGCGCATTGGTCGTCCGACGAAAGCGACATTTCTCGGCTCAGGAAAGGTGAACGAGCTCGCGGCCCACGTCGTGGACTCGGGAGCGGATTACGTCCTGTTTGACTGCGAACTGTCGGGGATACAGTCGCGAAACTTACAAGAATCGCTCAAGCGAACGGTCATCGACCGAACGCAGCTGATCCTCGACATCTTCGCCTCGCGCGCCAGGTCGCGCGAGGGCCAACTGCAGGTCGAGCTTGCCCAGCTCAGCTACATGATGCCTCGGCTCATGAGCGTGTACACCAAGTTCGAACGGCAGAAGGGCGGCATCGGCATGCGCGGTCCCGGCGAAACCAAGCTGGAAACCGACCGCCGCATGGTACGTGACCGGATCGCAAGGCTCAAGCGAGAGATTGACGAGGTCCGGAAGCACCGCGACGCCCAGCGAGAGTCGCGGAGAAAGAATCCGTATCCGTTTGTCGCTATCGTTGGCTACACCAGCGCAGGCAAGTCGACGCTGATGAATCAGATGAGCGGCACCGAGCTCCTGGCCGACGCAATGCCCTTTGCAACCCTCGATCCGACCACACGGAAGGTCGACCTGGAGGACGGCTACTCCGTGTTCCTCACGGACACGGTCGGGTTCATCCGGAACTTGCCGACCCACCTGGTCGCGGCGTTTCGTTCGACGTTGGAGGAAGCGACCAACGCCGACGTGGTGCTCCACGTACTCGATGCCAGCCACCCCGAATGGGAGATGCAAGCCGATGCGGTGATGGAGACGCTGGGCATGCTTGGAGCGGCGGAGAAGCCAATGATCACGGTCTTGAACAAGATCGATCGGCTGGACCCCGCATCAGACGTGATGGAGCACCTAGGCGATCTGCCCCAGCCGGTCGCCATCTCGGCGCTCAAGGGCACGGGACTGGATCGACTGCATGCGGCGCTGCGCGAGCGCGTTCAGGAGTTTCTGGGCACCATTCGTGCGGTCGTCCCGTACGATCACAGCGTCTTGGTTGACGAGTGCTATCGGTACGGTCGCGTGCTCTCAGCCGACTACCAAGACGACGGCATCCACATCGAGGCAGAGGTCGTGGCCGAGCTCCGTTCGCGGCTCGCGCCCTACGTCGTCTGA